Proteins encoded together in one Prunus dulcis chromosome 3, ALMONDv2, whole genome shotgun sequence window:
- the LOC117621553 gene encoding glycerophosphodiester phosphodiesterase GDPD1, chloroplastic-like has translation MALKAVHVSDVPNLDQVPENASLALYSTRFSKGVEMGRVASRIPKFLVIGHRGNGMNALQSSDRRMRAIKENSIASFNSAANFPIDFVEFDVQVTKDDCPVIFHDNFILSEENGTVFERRVTELCLSEFLCYGQQREAGKEGKTLLRKTKDGKIVRWDVEKDDSLCTLQEAFEQVEPSLGFNIELKFDDYVVYEQDYLINVFQAILQVVFNYAKDRPIIFSSFQPDAALIVKKLQSTYPVFFLTNGGTELYYDVRRNSLEEAMKLCLEGGLQGIVSEVKGVFRNPGALTKIKEAKLSLLTYGKLNNVAEAVYMQYLMGIEGVIVDLVQEITEAVSDMIKPTTDEDVGDKNLLEGDGKMQMQVKSKPEFSQRELSFLLKLIPELIQL, from the exons atggcTCTCAAGGCCGTCCATGTCTCCGACGTCCCCAACCTCGACCAGGTGCCGGAAAATGCCTCTCTGGCACTCTACTCCACCCGCTTCTCCAAAG GAGTGGAAATGGGTCGGGTGGCATCAAGGATACCCAAGTTTCTGGTGATAGGACACAGAGGGAATGGTATGAACGCGTTACAGTCGTCGGATAGGAGAATGAGAGCCATTAAAGAGAACTCCATCGCGTCCTTCAACTCAGCCGCCAACTTCCCCATTGATTTCGTCGAATTTGATGTTCAG GTAACCAAAGATGACTGCCCAGTCATTTTCCACGACAACTTCATCCTCTCCGAAGAAAAT GGGACTGTGTTTGAGAGGAGAGTAACGGAACTGTGTCTGTCGGAGTTTCTTTGCTACGGCCAACAAAGAGAGGCaggaaaggaaggaaaaactTTGTTGAGGAAAACCAAAGATGGTAAAATAGTAAGATGGGATGTTGAAAAAGATGACTCTCTCTGCACACTCCAAGAAGCCTTCGAGCAGGTTGAACCTTCCCTGGGCTTCAACATCGAGTTGAAATTCGACGACTACGTTGTTTACGAACAGGACTATCTCATCAACGTCTTTCAAGCCATCTTGCAA GTGGTGTTTAACTACGCCAAAGACAGGCCCATCATCTTCTCAAGCTTCCAACCCGATGCTGCGCTGATTGTTAAAAAGTTGCAGAGCACCTATCCT GTTTTTTTCTTGACAAATGGTGGGACGGAGCTTTACTATGATGTGAGAAGGAATTCTTTGGAGGAAGCCATGAAGTTGTGTTTGGAGGGTGGTTTGCAAGGTATTGTGTCGGAGGTTAAAGGTGTGTTCAGAAATCCTGGGGCACTGACCAAGATCAAGGAGGCCAAGCTTTCACTCCTAACATACGGAAAATTGAA CAATGTGGCGGAAGCTGTTTACATGCAGTACCTAATGGGAATCGAGGGAGTGATAGTAGATCTTGTGCAAGAGATCACGGAGGCGGTGTCGGATATGATTAAGCCAACAACAGATGAAGACGTGGGGGACAAGAATCTGTTGGAAGGAGACGGGAAGATGCAGATGCAGGTGAAATCAAAGCCAGAGTTCTCGCAGAGGgagctttcttttcttttgaagctGATTCCAGAGTTGATACAGCTCTAA
- the LOC117621554 gene encoding NAC domain-containing protein 83-like, producing the protein MEKLPNFVINGGVKMPVGYRFHPTDEELVIHYLKRKVHAAPLPASIIPDFDVFHTHPWGLPGCGGDVREKRYFFYNQITANEIDDTKRAAGCGYWKPMGKEKQIVDPESSEAVGIRKTLVFCRRKRRYHETQTKTRWLMHEYQLLSSQVNPTHTQASKRELENWVVYRVFQRKRKPQRSSDIISQPSNSKRTRTQRLVEAITPSSSSCSSDITHLSSNANRLDHDQEENSSAAADN; encoded by the exons ATGGAGAAATTACCAAACTTTGTTATAAACGGAGGAGTGAAGATGCCAGTTGGATACCGGTTTCATCCCACGGATGAAGAGCTTGTGATCCACTACTTGAAGAGAAAGGTCCATGCCGCGCCATTGCCTGCTTCCATCATTCCCGACTTTGACGTCTTCCACACTCATCCCTGGGGCTTGCCAG GTTGTGGAGGTGATGTTAGGGAAAAGAGGTATTTCTTTTACAATCAAATAACTGCGAATGAGATTGACGATACTAAGAGAGCTGCTGGCTGTGGTTACTGGAAGCCTATGGGCAAAGAGAAGCAAATTGTTGATCCTGAAAGCAGCGAAGCAGTTGGGATCAGGAAAACGTTGGTTTTCTGCCGAAGGAAGCGCCGTTACCATGAGACTCAAACTAAAACTCGATGGCTCATGCATGAATATCAGCTCTTGTCTTCTCAAGTAAACCCAACCCATACCCag GCATCTAAAAGGGAACTGGAAAACTGGGTTGTGTATCGCGTATttcagagaaagagaaagccTCAAAGATCATCGGATATTATTTCTCAACCCTCCAACAGCAAGAGGACTCGGACTCAGAGATTAGTGGAGGCGATTAcaccttcttcctcctcatgTTCGAGTGATATCACTCATCTCTCTTCCAATGCCAATAGGCTAGATCATGATCAGGAGGAAAACAGCAGTGCTGCTGCTGATAATTAA